From the Butyrivibrio fibrisolvens genome, one window contains:
- a CDS encoding DUF5057 domain-containing protein: MKYTFSHIKSYIKKNLNKKVVKRRSAKVLATVVAGSVVAVLPFSSMNRSLAAADTFMDLDDRIAGSSDFSLVEIADDYEQASMGYFASGYEPFREYKDVKDQTDGYEYNPTVGIGDVVTALQEESIMSADPDAGETDYPMTYQLKAYNHGEPPYVINDANGNPDDDYYILNAGAGLIGRELVPGYYVQSNSGYYYEDKSVIDIRDAKTSDKTDLEMTGTGAGIKATVVGKGNTITFSLPEGAVSDTSKAVIWTIGSTKIINVAEPTTGLVSTGKTKDNLYFFTGKDGDKPLTTITIKGLEFGNTYVSAKVVSLNTSEISQSNIDNIENRYVVSDTNGGYRIYNAMVTCAEPAAEIVYYLGISIDGEKDSDGNPIYYYKKINETENKKINLYIGKKDGIKLNAYIGVLTSEGKFKPVSNYDTGFEYTWTNAYYDNLDINTTDNTNSIETVNNKPNQISIGKSITLKANAANKYTGLTVEAKYSANNEYRYPMPDAFPFDVVVVDTFYAVYNYKGQIKAIDSGNSSGIPTITMSEDDYNSDTNMYTYTIKYLGWDENTSSFIELSPVVEVANISDSTTVEGISTIQLKSNGDNTYTLDLKPIGTGNAWARVSPEKTSVSDSDRLRFELNYISTVRDNKNNYYHSGDYIGVTESETVETQEGQKIAYKIDLTASVINKDDTLNHVSKNSSLYRFEWRVDKNDVSKEILENNTARFTYTGNITDYKVKVDVEVYNNETNTHIENFDSVYYLLFNFTGETLLYAEYNGSYYNASKNRVSSTNPIKVTNKDETAVITGCVGSVVTVDNEEVFVKKSGTYSYTWVVNTDTGVLTKLNKLEEKNSSVKLGANETGVYSFDLSVNDSSIDPNTGRFYISFSFYNVYSISASATFDSEEEISGTYYPSEKMTLGTLGTFYVGSSNENFEVKPSSKFTSISNVDEPYEGYVTVSDMAEYGGNNPNIKAAKKLVVNLSKSGILTLVLGPENSSNTDDYLTLVFSSVVIYKVDGVLLTGGESGTSYTLDEVNFANSKTIICIIGSNCANLEKGEITAISGDSSKCTVNIKNHTAVSGDSDIQYEDILSITVTDTGKYNISIRPESDTTAANALTLTISANKVELHTSMYYSTYDSEGIDDIDDIDSAPTTSEEEEDLEAGDEHTVTMSLSEIANFVLETNMQVDIEQSFEVDENAGSGSNSNGGSEDDEDDEDSDKSSSDTDTSGGDNGSGGEGGSSGGGSGAGENGDSSGDVNESGGDRGSSGDGNESGGDGGSSGDDNGSEGDGGSSGGGNNSGGEGGDDSSDGQARLDNYSQNSGRLYMTATAAGEGGSSSGSGDQGSSDNDGGSGLGSDDGGNGSGSGDNGSGSGSDGSGSGSGNNGGSSDGTGSSGSDSGADNTGNKGGSSSDNDSKIGNTADDSNKDDSGKDGSAKDDFDTEDDEDLEDKEGSGKSGSKDISGDTSVKESSVDDETYTYTLPIIPSEPGIYTITLKPAGSDDESEYITIKIVVIADEEDGESTGSKKSTKSSSSASASTGSSDDEADAAGSASTESSADSSKSSSGSSDESTSSGSASTGKTSSGSGAGGSGSSAGGSGSGGSTGSTGSGGSSGSTGSGGNTEGSGSGDNTQEPSQDNNTDNTTNNNNNTDGGSGDNNNNGDGNESGNNSGGDGDGGSSGDSGLSGSANASEGSGSSDTINDQGTPASSEPSGLRHRNVMIATGTGTGTGTDTGSGTGTGTNTGSGTDSDTDEIVDSTQKYDNAKEMEGGYYVLSCAEDASLLSGVAETDRYNFSLTKPSSGKYFAGYGYAYYITINHDWLKYYVFGDDETRTDDNNVNLTLYLYTLCDTFDKEREGYNEEINDIVGSITDADLVYLSADGMTLDGKSAIGDGESDTRKIYDIPVDCARQILTSSYSQSGTTGVYPQAVIVNRSIYDNNAASALNSKASTYYALSRFLMTDIKDNIILNTPGLSSDDDGTFTSSLAGISNYTSFSTGSSNYEASKDVTKVNGAYNYKNIYIGKYNTGDFTSSFGVEYKNVPEVFNRSFAKTYTNPMISSGFEELLEFIIRENVYRGRKSIGNMSYTISPSVVVQYILIFSGSDLTLYKSSIRVLELEPCYAFKYFQYDDGGADVEYRQAQRAEVFAEKFAPNLSLLEDPDYMTGTFSQGSAAQTTILNRIKITGMTTSEFAGIIGDPCEDYDVIYIGSQTIDTAVYTYGVTNQSVTTYYYGIKNATKAIMNIKDTTEQCTGMPETVTGIEDNNGRTWEWYVENKVSDSSGRWRLRNNNGNYKSNKGVPSTLSYTANDGTVYNWNGTKWYKTSKYSVYNSSNMNGILYTHVGDSMNDSAMYVDGADFGSVAVTHNTSVNLRLSGNDITSIQEKELENFLELGYPVIVSDDLFTFNTNLNGNGLESIIVPNGISAGASKLTTTSGTFAGRLDTNSQMYKFVKAGMGDSFSSRKYTNFVTETMGSKFTDLITEGLNKSKLTVDVTSVPTEYVAVTNGNILDPNQCVFLSPGSDGQYYLDFDFMITDVANPDLLDATYSVQLFLDSNGDGRFAGSTDETKSNDQIDKTFTEEIMNLSITGGSTTSLMPYTTYHLTRQLPNGYYGSVAWKLKITNNKPNSENASLCSHDSISGICAVIPSGAEERVEINVLQVFPYIPNSTSAGGGSDIAKTYDISGAVSRDLSYQQYYSPSSDWYSMLENIPGYDVNIYSISSYDFGIAYEKNYDASKITEESDILEVELEGGHLVSPTTIAGNFNEAIDRNGDGDTDDANERPTGPTQLSSYDMIIVGFTDMFPNIPNENAVKSLVTYGKSGRAMLFTHDTTSWIYDTSLYGRAGLNANLAGSSYRQFVIQSQWSDWFASSYLSNAIRDLCGMDRFGYVGANNVYGSAYSTVYDPSPYLPNSGNALSGSYKLATTNHSIFGSNTYKNLAVGGYTNRNSNKNAYYVSLVNEGTISKYPYDLEDEMFVASTHGQYFQLNLDMDNNADGESDITVWYTLDSRDMDTNGNGTVEPGEHVQNFVSTYTKNGANDVYEASPHDVRNNYYIYNRGNISYSGVGHSAVTQCTTPEVQLFINTMIMAYNSGVKAASISITDEAFSKELTTDKLPYDAYAQEMYVTDEQANTAINEEGDTVDSLNVDAYYPVYFSLTDLNVGIKTQNIRVNFSYGMRSQQYTNYNSQTLTYALGPYGASYSSSTTPAAPYPAYLCADTNGNGIIEDGEKTRLTAGGDGYYRIYNGERTSNAFVTYYIEVDIPIYDLNNNGSGVAMGESDTLDIYVHAALTGEVNGVTSTVHSTDSMSLLRQELYDLD; this comes from the coding sequence TTGAAGTATACCTTTAGTCATATTAAGTCATATATTAAGAAGAATCTTAATAAGAAAGTTGTAAAAAGACGCTCTGCCAAAGTACTTGCAACTGTTGTCGCAGGTAGCGTGGTTGCTGTGCTGCCATTTAGTTCTATGAACAGGTCGCTGGCAGCAGCCGACACCTTCATGGATCTTGATGACAGAATTGCAGGATCGTCTGATTTTAGTCTTGTGGAGATAGCAGATGACTACGAACAGGCTTCCATGGGATATTTTGCTTCCGGGTATGAGCCTTTCAGAGAGTATAAGGATGTTAAGGATCAGACTGATGGTTATGAATACAATCCGACAGTTGGTATAGGAGATGTAGTAACTGCGCTTCAGGAAGAGAGCATCATGTCTGCAGATCCTGATGCAGGTGAGACTGACTATCCTATGACTTATCAGCTCAAAGCTTACAATCATGGTGAGCCTCCTTATGTCATCAATGATGCAAATGGCAATCCTGATGATGACTATTATATCCTTAATGCAGGAGCCGGTCTTATCGGCAGAGAACTTGTGCCGGGTTACTATGTCCAGAGTAATAGCGGATACTATTACGAGGATAAAAGTGTAATTGATATACGTGATGCCAAGACTTCCGATAAGACAGATCTTGAGATGACAGGAACCGGAGCAGGGATTAAAGCTACTGTTGTGGGCAAAGGTAATACCATAACCTTCAGCCTTCCTGAAGGCGCAGTTTCAGATACCTCAAAGGCTGTCATCTGGACTATCGGCAGTACCAAGATCATAAATGTTGCAGAACCGACAACTGGCCTTGTAAGTACAGGTAAGACCAAGGACAATCTGTACTTTTTTACCGGTAAAGATGGTGATAAGCCTCTTACGACTATAACAATTAAGGGCCTTGAGTTTGGTAATACCTATGTATCTGCCAAGGTCGTAAGCCTTAATACTTCTGAGATATCCCAGAGCAATATAGATAATATTGAGAACAGGTATGTGGTCTCTGACACAAACGGAGGCTACAGAATTTATAATGCCATGGTCACATGCGCGGAGCCGGCGGCGGAGATCGTTTATTACCTTGGAATCAGTATAGACGGGGAAAAAGATAGTGATGGCAATCCAATATATTATTATAAAAAAATAAATGAAACAGAGAATAAGAAGATCAATCTCTATATTGGCAAAAAAGACGGTATAAAATTAAACGCCTATATTGGCGTCCTTACATCTGAAGGCAAGTTTAAACCGGTATCTAACTATGATACAGGATTTGAGTATACATGGACGAATGCTTATTATGATAATCTTGATATAAACACTACAGATAATACAAATAGTATTGAGACTGTTAATAATAAGCCAAATCAGATTAGTATTGGAAAAAGTATTACATTAAAAGCAAATGCAGCAAATAAATATACGGGACTAACAGTAGAAGCAAAATACAGCGCAAATAACGAGTACAGATATCCAATGCCCGATGCATTCCCGTTTGATGTAGTGGTAGTTGATACATTTTATGCTGTATATAACTACAAAGGTCAGATAAAGGCAATAGATTCGGGCAACTCATCGGGTATACCTACTATTACTATGTCTGAAGATGACTACAATAGTGATACTAATATGTATACCTATACCATTAAATATCTTGGATGGGACGAGAATACATCTTCATTTATTGAACTGTCGCCTGTTGTAGAAGTGGCAAATATATCGGATTCTACTACGGTAGAAGGAATAAGTACAATTCAATTAAAATCAAATGGAGATAACACATATACTCTAGATCTAAAACCAATTGGAACAGGCAATGCATGGGCTAGAGTATCTCCTGAAAAAACATCAGTATCTGATTCTGATAGACTTAGGTTTGAACTGAATTATATATCTACTGTACGAGATAATAAGAATAATTATTATCATAGCGGCGATTATATAGGGGTGACGGAAAGCGAAACAGTAGAAACACAAGAGGGGCAGAAAATCGCCTATAAAATAGATCTGACTGCAAGTGTGATTAACAAAGATGATACGCTTAATCATGTTTCTAAGAATTCATCTTTATATAGGTTCGAATGGCGTGTTGACAAAAACGATGTATCTAAAGAAATACTTGAAAATAATACGGCGCGTTTTACATATACTGGCAATATTACTGATTATAAAGTAAAAGTTGATGTCGAAGTCTATAATAATGAGACAAACACGCATATTGAGAATTTTGACTCAGTTTATTATCTTTTGTTCAATTTTACCGGAGAGACGTTGTTATATGCGGAATATAACGGCTCCTATTATAATGCGTCTAAAAATCGTGTATCCAGCACTAACCCTATAAAAGTTACCAATAAGGACGAAACAGCAGTAATAACAGGGTGTGTTGGTAGTGTTGTTACTGTTGATAACGAAGAAGTTTTTGTTAAGAAATCCGGTACCTATAGTTATACATGGGTAGTAAATACAGACACAGGTGTTCTTACTAAATTAAACAAATTAGAGGAGAAAAATTCATCAGTAAAGCTTGGCGCAAATGAAACAGGGGTATATTCATTTGATCTTTCAGTAAATGATTCTTCTATTGATCCTAATACAGGAAGGTTTTATATTTCGTTCTCGTTTTATAACGTATACTCTATCTCTGCCTCTGCAACATTTGATTCAGAAGAAGAGATTAGTGGAACCTATTATCCTTCAGAAAAAATGACTTTAGGAACTTTAGGAACATTTTATGTTGGTTCCTCAAATGAGAATTTTGAAGTTAAGCCTTCATCAAAGTTTACAAGTATTTCAAATGTAGACGAGCCATATGAAGGTTATGTTACAGTTAGTGACATGGCAGAGTATGGAGGTAATAATCCTAATATCAAAGCGGCTAAAAAACTAGTAGTTAATCTCTCTAAAAGCGGTATCCTTACTCTTGTATTAGGGCCAGAAAATAGTAGCAATACAGATGATTATCTGACGCTGGTTTTTTCATCGGTTGTTATATATAAAGTAGATGGAGTATTACTTACAGGAGGTGAATCAGGAACAAGTTATACTCTGGATGAAGTTAATTTTGCTAACAGTAAAACGATTATATGTATCATTGGTTCTAACTGCGCAAATTTAGAAAAAGGAGAGATTACGGCAATCTCTGGGGATAGTTCTAAGTGTACGGTTAACATAAAAAATCATACAGCAGTATCAGGCGATTCGGATATACAATATGAAGATATATTATCCATAACAGTTACAGATACTGGAAAATATAATATTAGTATTAGACCAGAAAGTGATACAACTGCAGCAAATGCTCTTACACTTACAATTAGTGCGAATAAGGTAGAGCTTCATACATCCATGTATTACTCCACCTATGACTCAGAAGGTATCGATGACATAGATGACATTGACAGCGCACCTACGACAAGTGAAGAGGAAGAAGATCTCGAAGCAGGTGACGAGCATACTGTTACTATGTCCCTTAGCGAGATAGCTAACTTCGTACTTGAGACCAATATGCAGGTTGATATAGAACAGTCATTTGAGGTTGATGAGAACGCAGGAAGTGGCTCAAATTCAAATGGCGGCTCTGAAGATGACGAAGATGACGAGGATTCTGATAAGAGTAGCTCTGACACAGATACATCAGGTGGAGACAACGGATCCGGAGGAGAAGGTGGCTCATCAGGTGGTGGTAGTGGAGCAGGAGAAAATGGCGACTCGTCAGGTGACGTTAATGAATCCGGAGGAGACCGCGGCTCGTCAGGTGACGGTAATGAATCCGGAGGAGACGGCGGCTCGTCAGGTGACGATAATGGATCTGAAGGAGATGGCGGCTCATCAGGTGGTGGTAATAACAGCGGAGGAGAAGGTGGCGACGACTCATCTGATGGTCAGGCAAGGCTTGATAATTATAGCCAAAACAGTGGCAGACTCTATATGACTGCGACAGCAGCTGGTGAGGGCGGAAGCAGCTCAGGCTCTGGGGATCAAGGCTCATCTGATAATGATGGAGGCAGCGGCTTAGGCTCAGACGATGGTGGTAATGGTTCCGGGTCAGGTGATAATGGCAGCGGCTCGGGTTCTGACGGAAGCGGCTCCGGATCAGGTAATAACGGCGGAAGTAGTGATGGTACAGGATCTTCCGGCTCTGATTCTGGTGCAGATAATACAGGTAATAAAGGCGGATCAAGTTCTGATAACGATTCTAAGATCGGCAATACTGCAGATGACTCTAATAAAGACGATTCCGGTAAAGATGGCTCTGCTAAAGACGACTTTGATACAGAAGATGACGAAGACTTAGAGGATAAAGAAGGTTCCGGCAAGTCAGGAAGTAAAGATATATCCGGAGATACAAGTGTAAAGGAATCATCAGTAGATGATGAGACATATACCTATACTCTTCCAATCATTCCTTCAGAGCCCGGTATATATACTATTACTTTAAAACCAGCTGGAAGTGATGACGAGTCCGAGTATATCACTATCAAGATCGTAGTTATCGCTGATGAAGAAGATGGCGAATCTACCGGCTCTAAGAAGTCTACAAAGTCATCATCATCTGCGTCAGCAAGCACAGGTAGTAGCGACGATGAAGCGGATGCTGCAGGCTCAGCTTCTACAGAGAGTTCTGCGGACTCTTCAAAATCATCTTCCGGTTCATCTGATGAATCTACTAGCTCCGGGTCAGCGTCAACAGGCAAGACTTCTTCGGGATCAGGTGCGGGCGGATCAGGTAGCAGCGCAGGTGGTTCAGGCTCTGGCGGAAGTACAGGAAGTACAGGTTCTGGCGGTAGCTCGGGAAGTACTGGCTCCGGCGGTAATACAGAAGGCTCAGGTTCCGGAGATAATACACAAGAACCAAGTCAGGACAATAATACAGATAATACTACTAATAATAACAATAATACAGACGGCGGATCCGGTGACAATAACAATAATGGAGATGGCAACGAATCAGGCAATAATTCAGGCGGTGATGGAGATGGCGGCAGCTCAGGCGATTCCGGCCTGTCAGGAAGCGCCAATGCATCAGAAGGAAGCGGATCTTCTGATACTATCAATGATCAGGGAACACCTGCGTCTTCCGAGCCTTCAGGACTAAGACACCGCAATGTGATGATAGCTACAGGAACCGGTACAGGCACAGGTACAGACACCGGTTCAGGCACAGGGACCGGAACAAATACCGGATCAGGTACAGACTCCGATACTGACGAGATAGTTGACAGCACACAAAAGTATGACAATGCCAAAGAGATGGAAGGGGGATACTATGTCCTTAGCTGCGCCGAAGATGCTTCGCTACTTAGCGGCGTAGCAGAAACTGACAGGTACAATTTCTCACTTACAAAGCCAAGCAGCGGCAAATATTTTGCAGGATACGGCTACGCCTACTACATCACGATCAATCATGACTGGCTCAAATACTACGTATTTGGTGATGATGAGACTAGGACTGATGACAACAATGTCAATCTGACTTTGTATCTGTATACTCTTTGCGATACTTTTGATAAGGAACGTGAAGGTTATAATGAGGAGATAAATGATATCGTAGGTTCCATAACAGATGCAGATCTTGTATATCTGTCTGCTGATGGTATGACATTAGATGGTAAGAGCGCGATAGGAGATGGTGAATCTGATACCAGGAAGATCTACGATATCCCTGTTGACTGCGCAAGGCAGATACTTACAAGCTCATACTCACAGTCAGGTACTACAGGAGTATACCCACAGGCGGTTATTGTTAATAGAAGTATATATGACAATAATGCAGCTTCTGCCCTTAACTCTAAGGCTTCTACGTATTACGCACTTTCAAGATTTTTGATGACTGATATTAAGGACAATATCATCCTTAATACGCCTGGCCTTTCAAGCGATGATGATGGTACATTTACGTCTTCACTTGCAGGTATTTCAAACTATACCTCTTTTTCTACAGGAAGTAGTAATTATGAGGCTTCCAAGGACGTAACCAAGGTAAACGGAGCATATAATTATAAGAATATATATATTGGAAAATATAATACCGGCGACTTCACCAGCAGTTTCGGTGTAGAGTACAAGAATGTTCCGGAAGTCTTCAACAGAAGTTTCGCCAAGACCTATACCAATCCGATGATATCATCGGGTTTTGAAGAGCTGCTTGAATTCATAATAAGAGAGAACGTATACAGAGGCCGTAAGAGTATAGGCAATATGAGCTATACCATCAGCCCGTCTGTGGTAGTTCAGTATATACTTATTTTCTCAGGAAGTGATCTGACTTTGTATAAGTCGTCAATCCGTGTCCTTGAGCTTGAGCCTTGCTATGCTTTCAAGTACTTCCAGTATGATGACGGCGGAGCAGATGTTGAGTACAGGCAGGCTCAGAGGGCTGAAGTCTTCGCAGAGAAGTTTGCACCTAATCTGTCACTTCTTGAAGACCCTGATTATATGACAGGTACCTTCTCACAGGGAAGTGCTGCCCAGACGACTATCCTTAACAGGATCAAGATAACAGGTATGACAACATCTGAGTTTGCAGGCATAATCGGTGATCCTTGCGAAGATTATGATGTTATCTATATAGGATCACAGACAATTGATACTGCCGTTTATACTTATGGAGTTACTAACCAATCTGTCACTACGTATTATTATGGTATCAAAAATGCGACTAAGGCTATCATGAACATTAAAGATACTACGGAGCAGTGCACGGGAATGCCGGAAACTGTGACCGGAATCGAGGATAATAATGGCAGAACTTGGGAGTGGTACGTTGAAAACAAAGTCAGCGACAGTTCTGGCCGTTGGCGTTTAAGAAACAATAATGGCAATTACAAATCTAATAAGGGAGTACCTTCTACACTTAGCTATACAGCTAATGATGGAACAGTATATAACTGGAATGGTACTAAGTGGTATAAGACAAGTAAGTATTCTGTTTATAACAGTTCTAATATGAATGGTATACTATATACCCACGTTGGCGATTCTATGAATGATAGTGCTATGTATGTCGATGGTGCAGATTTTGGATCAGTTGCTGTCACACATAATACATCTGTGAACCTCAGGCTGTCCGGCAATGATATCACAAGCATTCAGGAAAAAGAGCTTGAGAACTTCTTAGAGCTTGGCTACCCGGTAATAGTATCTGATGACCTTTTTACTTTTAATACAAATCTTAATGGAAATGGACTGGAGTCTATCATTGTACCAAATGGAATAAGTGCAGGTGCTTCTAAATTAACAACTACATCCGGAACATTTGCAGGAAGACTAGATACCAATTCCCAGATGTACAAGTTCGTCAAAGCCGGTATGGGTGATAGCTTTAGCAGCAGGAAGTATACTAATTTCGTGACGGAGACAATGGGATCTAAGTTCACAGATCTTATAACAGAGGGTCTGAATAAGTCTAAGCTTACCGTGGATGTAACATCTGTTCCTACAGAATATGTAGCTGTTACAAATGGTAACATATTAGATCCTAATCAGTGTGTATTTCTATCGCCGGGGTCTGACGGACAGTATTATCTGGATTTTGACTTTATGATCACGGATGTAGCTAACCCGGATCTTTTGGATGCTACATATTCTGTACAGCTATTCCTTGACAGTAATGGCGATGGACGATTTGCAGGATCTACAGATGAGACCAAGTCCAACGATCAGATTGATAAGACTTTTACAGAAGAGATCATGAACCTTTCTATAACTGGCGGTTCTACTACATCTCTTATGCCTTATACAACTTATCATCTGACAAGACAGCTTCCAAACGGATATTATGGAAGTGTTGCATGGAAACTCAAGATTACCAATAACAAGCCCAATAGTGAGAATGCATCTCTGTGTTCGCATGATTCGATAAGCGGTATCTGTGCTGTTATCCCATCAGGTGCAGAAGAGAGAGTTGAGATTAATGTACTGCAAGTATTCCCGTATATTCCTAACAGTACAAGTGCTGGCGGAGGTTCAGATATAGCCAAGACTTATGATATATCCGGAGCTGTAAGCAGAGACTTGTCGTATCAGCAGTATTATAGCCCTTCAAGCGACTGGTACAGTATGCTTGAGAATATACCTGGATATGATGTCAATATTTATTCTATAAGTTCATATGATTTTGGTATAGCTTATGAAAAGAATTATGATGCATCTAAGATCACAGAAGAAAGCGATATCCTTGAAGTAGAACTTGAAGGAGGTCACCTTGTATCGCCGACAACTATAGCAGGTAATTTTAATGAAGCAATAGATAGAAATGGTGACGGAGATACTGATGATGCCAATGAAAGACCGACAGGCCCGACTCAGCTTTCATCTTACGATATGATCATAGTAGGATTTACAGACATGTTCCCTAATATTCCTAATGAGAATGCTGTAAAGTCCCTGGTTACATATGGAAAGAGTGGACGCGCGATGCTCTTTACCCATGATACTACTTCGTGGATATATGATACTTCCTTGTATGGAAGAGCCGGACTTAATGCTAACCTTGCAGGCAGTAGTTACAGGCAGTTTGTAATACAGTCCCAGTGGTCAGATTGGTTTGCAAGTTCATATCTGAGTAACGCAATAAGAGATCTGTGTGGTATGGACAGGTTTGGATATGTAGGTGCCAATAATGTGTATGGAAGTGCCTATAGTACAGTTTATGATCCATCCCCATATCTTCCAAATTCAGGAAATGCGCTTTCCGGATCATATAAACTTGCAACTACTAATCATTCAATATTTGGTTCGAATACTTATAAGAATCTTGCAGTTGGAGGTTACACTAACAGAAACTCTAATAAGAATGCATACTATGTGTCACTTGTTAATGAAGGTACTATTTCCAAGTACCCATATGATCTGGAAGATGAGATGTTCGTAGCAAGTACCCATGGTCAGTACTTCCAGCTGAACCTTGATATGGACAATAATGCTGACGGAGAAAGTGATATCACAGTGTGGTATACACTTGACAGCCGAGATATGGATACCAATGGAAACGGTACTGTAGAGCCCGGAGAACATGTTCAGAATTTCGTATCCACATATACCAAAAACGGAGCCAATGATGTATATGAGGCATCACCTCATGATGTAAGAAACAACTATTATATATACAACAGGGGTAATATATCATATTCAGGTGTAGGGCACAGTGCAGTAACTCAATGTACAACCCCTGAAGTACAGCTCTTTATTAACACCATGATCATGGCATATAACTCCGGTGTTAAGGCTGCAAGTATATCCATAACAGATGAAGCCTTCAGTAAGGAGCTGACAACAGATAAGCTTCCATATGATGCTTATGCACAGGAGATGTATGTAACAGATGAGCAGGCCAATACTGCTATTAATGAAGAAGGGGATACAGTAGATTCACTTAATGTAGATGCATACTATCCTGTATACTTCTCTCTGACTGACCTTAATGTAGGAATTAAGACGCAGAATATCAGAGTCAATTTCAGCTATGGTATGAGAAGCCAGCAATATACGAATTATAATTCACAAACGCTCACCTATGCTCTTGGACCGTATGGAGCATCCTACAGCTCGTCAACAACGCCTGCTGCTCCATATCCTGCATATCTGTGCGCAGATACTAACGGCAATGGAATCATAGAAGATGGAGAGAAGACCAGATTGACGGCAGGAGGAGATGGATACTATCGTATCTATAACGGCGAGCGAACGTCCAATGCCTTTGTGACCTATTACATAGAAGTTGACATTCCTATATATGACCTTAATAACAACGGCTCCGGAGTTGCGATGGGCGAGTCGGACACCCTCGATATCTACGTACATGCAGCCCTTACAGGTGAAGTCAATGGCGTAACATCTACCGTACACAGCACCGACTCCATGTCGCTGCTAAGGCAGGAACTTTATGATCTGGATTAA